Genomic window (Terriglobales bacterium):
TGACCACTCCAGGAAGCATGAAACTGTGGTTGAGCAAATACTTTCCAATCTTGGTTGTTCCGGTTTGATCGAAGGAGACGGCAGCTAATAGAGTGCCGTAAGTCGGGAGAACGAACACGCTGTTAGCCGCTGGATAGAATGCAATCAGGAGCGAAGGGTGCAGGCCAAGCGCCAGGCCCACCGGCATGAGGATTACAACCGTGGCAGCGACGCTGAAAAGCATGGCCGATAGAATGAACAGCCCTGCCGCGAAGGCCCATGGATAAACGCGGATCAGGTCGGAGATGGAGCTGACGATAAGGGTCCGGTTGCCCTCGAAGAAAGAGGAACCCAGCCAGGAAACGCCAAGAATGGAAATGATTGCTACGATGCCGCTGCGCATGATGGTTCCCTTGAGCGTGGCCTCAGGTGAAGCCTTGAACAGGATCATGATCAATCCTGAAATCGCGATCATGACGATCATAATGGCCATTCCCATGCTGACCTGATCGGTTTGCGTGGCGCCGCCTTCAATTGTTTCGTACACCGGGCGTAGTCGCGGGAACACGCCAATCAACACAACCATGATGATGCCGGCAAGAAAAAGCAGCATCGAGCCACGCGCATTTCTGAGTGCTTTCCCCTGCGGCACCGGAGTTGATTCCACAGGCTTCAGGGCGCCGCTGGCAAGGCGCTCTTGATATTCGGGATCGTCGCTTAACTTCTTACCGCGCCAGGAAACGGAAACCGCACCGATCAGGACAGCCAGGAATGTGGAAGGTATCGTGACCGCGAGCAGACGCGGAAGCGAAATATTATGTCCGGCAAGAAGGCCCACCATCGCCACCGTGGCGGCGGAAATCGGAGAGGCTACCGCTCCCTGAAAACCAGCAATCACACTGATAGACAATGGACGCTCAGGGCGGACATCCGCCTTGCGCGAGACCTCGGCGATAACCGGCAGCAAGGCGTAAATTACGTGTGTCGTACCCGAGGCAACGATCAAAAGATACGTGACCACAGGGGCAACAAAGGTTATGTACTGTGGGTGTCGACGCAGGATTTTCTCCGCCACCATAACCAGATAGTCAAGCCCGCCAGCGGCTTGCATTGCAGCAAGCGCAGTGATCACGGCAATGATCATGCCGAGGACGGTCTGGGGGGGACCACCGGGTGGCAGG
Coding sequences:
- a CDS encoding anaerobic C4-dicarboxylate transporter, whose protein sequence is MIWIELCILLACILIGARLGGLALGTVAGVGLGVFVFVFHLPPGGPPQTVLGMIIAVITALAAMQAAGGLDYLVMVAEKILRRHPQYITFVAPVVTYLLIVASGTTHVIYALLPVIAEVSRKADVRPERPLSISVIAGFQGAVASPISAATVAMVGLLAGHNISLPRLLAVTIPSTFLAVLIGAVSVSWRGKKLSDDPEYQERLASGALKPVESTPVPQGKALRNARGSMLLFLAGIIMVVLIGVFPRLRPVYETIEGGATQTDQVSMGMAIMIVMIAISGLIMILFKASPEATLKGTIMRSGIVAIISILGVSWLGSSFFEGNRTLIVSSISDLIRVYPWAFAAGLFILSAMLFSVAATVVILMPVGLALGLHPSLLIAFYPAANSVFVLPTYGTLLAAVSFDQTGTTKIGKYLLNHSFMLPGVVTVVSAVIIALFLQALLF